From the genome of Vitis riparia cultivar Riparia Gloire de Montpellier isolate 1030 chromosome 11, EGFV_Vit.rip_1.0, whole genome shotgun sequence:
CTCTAATTCTTGAATACCAACTGGATTAGCCACTAAAACACAATAATCTGAATCAGAACTACACCTCAAATCTGAAAGGTGGGCCACCTGCACTTAACTAACCAAAATAATCTCATCCACACCGCCGATTATCGAACCCTacattttggatattaaaagaggaaaaaacaggaacaaaaaaaaaagaaaaagaaaaagaaaaagaaaagaaaagaaaagaaaaaaatttattctctgAATTGAACTATATATATGTTACAAATCCTCTTAAAAAGGATTGCTGAATCTGCCCGGCAACTTGAACTTGTTGGTGGGGTAGGGCACAACCAACCCAAAAGCCATTGATACAACCATCAAGAAGAACATGTCAATTGTGAGCTGCTGGCAAGGAACCTAACGTGACTACACTGTTTCAACTTGGCAAGAGCTTCTTGTGTCTTCCCGAGCACAAGATCCACGTAAACTGCAGTAAGAATGACTTCAGAACTATTGGGTATTATGGATAATGCTTGCTTCACAAACTGGCTAGCTTGCTCCAATTCTCCTTGCATTGCAGACATGGTGGCAAGATTAGCATAAAGGGTCCCACGAGCTTCTTCTGGCTTAAGGAACGTAATCCCTTGTAAGTCCTCAAGAGAAGGGTTCTTTCCAGTCAATGAACCCCCATTTACTTCCTCACAATCCATTGTTTTCTCAGCTCGCCATTGTTCACGATCTTCTTCACTGTAGGGCAATTCAACATTGTTTCCTCCAGACAAATAGGTTGACAAATGATCAGAAGCTTCCTTTGGCCGATTTAGCAAGCAGAGAGCCTCGGCTGCATACACATGACCCAAAAATGTGAATATTCTGGAACAATCAGGAAGTTTCAAAAGAGACCAGGCAGTTGACAGGGCCTTCAAGGGATTTTGCAGTTCCAACTCTACATATGCCAAATTAGCAAGAGTGGCTTGCTTGATCATCTGATTCTCTCTTCTACAAATATCTTCATATACTGCGATGGAGCTTTGTAAGATGGTAAGACTAGGCCCTCCCTTCTGTTCTTTTGCATCCCCATTTGCATTAACCTGACCTAAGCCCACTGTTATATTGGATGTCTTGGAATCACTGCCAGCTAAGTTCTTGTGGTTTGAGTTCTTGGCAGATACAACCTCACTTGATTCATTTTCCTGTAGTGTTGACTCTGAAGACAACCCAAATTTTGCAAACTTTGAAGCAGAACAGTCCAATAAGTGCAAGGCATTTAAGAGACACTGTCGGGCGAGGGACATCGAGAGTTTAGGCTGCCTATCATCACCCAATAACCAATCACCCTTTTCAACACAATTTGCATGCCCATTCcttgaaattccattttctaaTACAAGTTGTCTCCATTTTCCCTTGCCAATAACATGAATTCTAACTTCCGATCTATCAGATGGAGACCCACTGGATTCAAGGACTCCCTTCTCTAGTGCCATCAGACAGCATTCAGCAATTCGAAGCCACAATAGAGGCGAATTATAGAAAACCAAACTAGCCTTCTGGAAGCAGCGAGCAGCAAGTATTGGTTTCCCACAGGCCAAGTACTGCACTCCACAGTTATATATAATGAGAAGAGATTTATCCTGCGAGAAGGATGAGAGTTTTGGAGTCTTTTCCTTCTTAAGAGAAGAACTACCGCTCAGTGccttggaaaaaaatatagttgATGTATGGTGTTTTCCAAGTTGATAATGGATGCACCCAAGATTGTTGTTAAAAATGCTCGAAATCCCCATTTCTGACTGATTACTTGAAGCCATCAAGAGTTTGATTGCTTTACGGTGGTTACCACGAGCATATTCAAGCTCGGATTTCAAGAGGAGAGCCATGGAGGAATCTCTCCCACGTGCAATGTTCATAGCCTGCTTAACTTCACGCTTGGCAGCCTTCAAGTTCCTAGTGAGGAGCAGAATTCGAACCTTATAAAGCTGCAACTTGAGCTTCAGATCCATGGTAGGAATAGATCGATCTGCAGGGGCCCTAGAAAGATCATTTAAAGATGGAAGACCAGCCGGTCTGGTTAGGTTCTGTCCACCAATGTCCAGAGCTGAAAACATGGTTTCATAATCGAGTGTCTCCTCTGATAAAGTTCTTGATAAAGGATTTTCTGAGGAGTTTAGACTGGCCACTGAATCAGAATTAGAAGCATCTGGGACCATTGAATTGCTAGGGATAGAAGAGGATTTTACTActagatttgaagcttgttgctGCGCTGTGCTTACATTATCACCTTGACTAGCAGTATAACCGACACAAAAAGCCTTTTCCAGATAATTAATTATCTCCTGAACAAACGTAATATTGAGGAAAATCAGCTCACAAAGGAACAGAATGCAGATATTCAATTTAAAAGAACACAAGACATTCCAAAACCATGCCATACAGTATCCAAATGGGTGAACCAAAACATCCCAATTTAGAGTTGGCATGTCtgggaaaaataaaagtgaatttagAAGGAAGTCAAAAATGAAACAGAGTAACCACATCAACCATGATGTCTATGCACAAAGTTTTTTGGTCCCAACATAATACAAGACCAActaaaaaatgagaagatttgatgaaaatatGGTTTAGAAAACCTGGCAGAATACAAATGATCATATTCACATTAAAAAGTTGAGCATTTTCCAGAACTTCTGTTCTTTTCATTTGAGCATGAACATCAGAGTACTAAAAACTAAAGAGACATTGAAATCCTGACTTGAGAAGCCCCATTAGTCTGCAGTTTTGACGAAAGGACAGAACCTAACTTGCATAACATATTCACATAATGCTTTCAGAGACCAAACAGGATGGTTATACTTCGTCTGCAGTGTTGTCAAACCATATTTAACTTGCACACTTTCCCAAACTTATAGGTATGAAGTCTGTAACTCAACATCCCCTCTCCTAAGAAGAAACATTACTAGTGTCCTTTTGGATCCTTTGAAACTTTGAGGGAAAgtataaaagagaagaaaatcaaGGGGGAAATGGAACCGAGTAAAGTgaagaagaataataaaaaaaaaaaggttcagactcaaataaatttattctcacttcttttttaatagatctcaaataaatttattctcatgcttctcttttttttttttcctcttttatatgaagaatgaagaatttgaaaatgtacAACTTTTACTATATTTGACTTCCCTTCACATTTCCACAGTaaaccaaataagaaaatttaggaTTCCCTCCTCTAGTACTTAATATGAAATGAATGGACCCTAAAAATTTGTATTTGCACCTAGCAAAATGGGGTGCACCCTATGTACACAAGAGGGGTATATGAGAGGCACGAAAAAGGAATAAGACACACACCCTTCTAGAAAAACAGTATATTTATAACCTTTTGTTCATAGTTTAGACCATCTAATGTCTTAACAATATACAATTAGCCAATCCAAGTGAAACCCTAGATCATTTCAGGGCTTAATGAGGGTCTCCAATTTTTTATCTCAATAttcttttttgttaaaagtttgATTGTTGTGTTTTCTCTAAATGCACCAAATATAGGCAGAGGAGGACCATTATCCTCGTCTTCTTCGGCTGCTCATCCAACCCTTGTAGCTTCCATTACAACAGAAGCTCCCTAGGCTGACTTTGGAAAAACCCACTACTGCCCATAGAGATTCAACAACTCCCACAGCTGTTGGTCCTATTgcaatgaatcaaaatgtgaTTTATTGATACCTCACTAGATTTGCAAGGGCTGAATTTGTTCACCATCAACCATCCTTAACCTCATAAGGTGGTCATTTTAAGATTTTCAGCTGTTGGTCCAATtgcaatgaatcaaaatatgatttattgATTCTTCACTAGCTTTGCAAGGGGGCTGAATTTGTTCACCATCAACCATCTTCTCCTCATAAGGAGGTCATTTTAAGATTTCACCCACAACATCTCCCACAAAGAATTTGTAAATTCTTCTCATAGAAGCATAAGTTCCTCAAACCTCATTAACAAGGAACAAATCATATCTTCAACACATAAGCAGTACTAAAAAGATTTCACCTTGAAACTCACTTTCCATTCTCCCTCCACCATAAGTTGTCCCCATCTGCTTGCAAACTCACAGAATTAATGATATGAATAGAGTAGTTGTCACCCTCTTCTAAGCACAACACCATAGACTTTTGCCACTGATTAATCTACTGCTTGAGATCCCTTAACACAAGTTTGCCTCACACCTTCTCAACCTTGCTCCAGCTAATAGCCTATCCCTATTTCCTTTCTCATCGAATCTCTTGATCTCATTTAGCACCCTTGCCTTCCCAAGGCTCACCACCAAATAACTTTCCACCACCCTTACTTTCTCCCCAAAACACGCCTCTaatcacaaatttcatatttaatgtatttttccCTTTCCAAGAGCCACTTGAATCTAGCACAATAAACACATTATTCTATGTAGACATAGAAAAGGACTCTAAATCACCTCTATAAATGTACTCTTGCCAACCAACTAAGACATCCAATCTCAATATCAGAGAACATTCCTAATTATTATACCAAGTAAAATTGAAACTTTTAGGCAGGGGCCTTCCACCTCATTGTGAGCCTTAATAATGTGCCACCCCTTGTATCAGGCCATCCAATCTCCTTCCCTTCGTCGGCTATTTGGAAAGTTATGGTGCAGCCTAgagtgagtttttttgggtgggaagcAACGTGGGGAAAGGCTCTCACCTTGGATCAGCTTCAAAGGAGAGGTTGGGCTCTAGCGAACAGATGTTACCTTTGTCAAAGGCATGGggaatcaattgatcacattcttCTCCATTGTGATAAGGCAAGAACTCTTTGGGTGCTGCTTTTCTCAATGTTCGGGGTGCAGTGGGTGCTGCCAGCCAAGGTTAAGGAGACGCTTTCGGGGTGGAATgggtc
Proteins encoded in this window:
- the LOC117925008 gene encoding CCR4-NOT transcription complex subunit 10 isoform X3; this translates as MKWFMLIHMHDLKDDKREEQNLVLKKRSEELAHASGENAEAATNLGNKVGSKGTNTMALQFSAASSGSMVYTDEFDTSVATLNLAIVWFHLHEYGKALSVLESLYQNIEPIDETTALHICLLLLDVALASHDVSRCAEIINYLEKAFCVGYTASQGDNVSTAQQQASNLVVKSSSIPSNSMVPDASNSDSVASLNSSENPLSRTLSEETLDYETMFSALDIGGQNLTRPAGLPSLNDLSRAPADRSIPTMDLKLKLQLYKVRILLLTRNLKAAKREVKQAMNIARGRDSSMALLLKSELEYARGNHRKAIKLLMASSNQSEMGISSIFNNNLGCIHYQLGKHHTSTIFFSKALSGSSSLKKEKTPKLSSFSQDKSLLIIYNCGVQYLACGKPILAARCFQKASLVFYNSPLLWLRIAECCLMALEKGVLESSGSPSDRSEVRIHVIGKGKWRQLVLENGISRNGHANCVEKGDWLLGDDRQPKLSMSLARQCLLNALHLLDCSASKFAKFGLSSESTLQENESSEVVSAKNSNHKNLAGSDSKTSNITVGLGQVNANGDAKEQKGGPSLTILQSSIAVYEDICRRENQMIKQATLANLAYVELELQNPLKALSTAWSLLKLPDCSRIFTFLGHVYAAEALCLLNRPKEASDHLSTYLSGGNNVELPYSEEDREQWRAEKTMDCEEVNGGSLTGKNPSLEDLQGITFLKPEEARGTLYANLATMSAMQGELEQASQFVKQALSIIPNSSEVILTAVYVDLVLGKTQEALAKLKQCSHVRFLASSSQLTCSS
- the LOC117925008 gene encoding CCR4-NOT transcription complex subunit 10 isoform X2 is translated as MDSRDTSLSSAATRDGASPDDDAGLSVAASLAKDAALLFQSRKFSECLDVLNQLLQKKEDDPKKRSEELAHASGENAEAATNLGNKVGSKGTNTMALQFSAASSGSMVYTDEFDTSVATLNLAIVWFHLHEYGKALSVLESLYQNIEPIDETTALHICLLLLDVALASHDVSRCAEIINYLEKAFCVGYTASQGDNVSTAQQQASNLVVKSSSIPSNSMVPDASNSDSVASLNSSENPLSRTLSEETLDYETMFSALDIGGQNLTRPAGLPSLNDLSRAPADRSIPTMDLKLKLQLYKVRILLLTRNLKAAKREVKQAMNIARGRDSSMALLLKSELEYARGNHRKAIKLLMASSNQSEMGISSIFNNNLGCIHYQLGKHHTSTIFFSKALSGSSSLKKEKTPKLSSFSQDKSLLIIYNCGVQYLACGKPILAARCFQKASLVFYNSPLLWLRIAECCLMALEKGVLESSGSPSDRSEVRIHVIGKGKWRQLVLENGISRNGHANCVEKGDWLLGDDRQPKLSMSLARQCLLNALHLLDCSASKFAKFGLSSESTLQENESSEVVSAKNSNHKNLAGSDSKTSNITVGLGQVNANGDAKEQKGGPSLTILQSSIAVYEDICRRENQMIKQATLANLAYVELELQNPLKALSTAWSLLKLPDCSRIFTFLGHVYAAEALCLLNRPKEASDHLSTYLSGGNNVELPYSEEDREQWRAEKTMDCEEVNGGSLTGKNPSLEDLQGITFLKPEEARGTLYANLATMSAMQGELEQASQFVKQALSIIPNSSEVILTAVYVDLVLGKTQEALAKLKQCSHVRFLASSSQLTCSS
- the LOC117925008 gene encoding CCR4-NOT transcription complex subunit 10 isoform X1, which codes for MDSRDTSLSSAATRDGASPDDDAGLSVAASLAKDAALLFQSRKFSECLDVLNQLLQKKEDDPKVLHNIAIAEYFRDGCSDPKKLLEVLNNVKKRSEELAHASGENAEAATNLGNKVGSKGTNTMALQFSAASSGSMVYTDEFDTSVATLNLAIVWFHLHEYGKALSVLESLYQNIEPIDETTALHICLLLLDVALASHDVSRCAEIINYLEKAFCVGYTASQGDNVSTAQQQASNLVVKSSSIPSNSMVPDASNSDSVASLNSSENPLSRTLSEETLDYETMFSALDIGGQNLTRPAGLPSLNDLSRAPADRSIPTMDLKLKLQLYKVRILLLTRNLKAAKREVKQAMNIARGRDSSMALLLKSELEYARGNHRKAIKLLMASSNQSEMGISSIFNNNLGCIHYQLGKHHTSTIFFSKALSGSSSLKKEKTPKLSSFSQDKSLLIIYNCGVQYLACGKPILAARCFQKASLVFYNSPLLWLRIAECCLMALEKGVLESSGSPSDRSEVRIHVIGKGKWRQLVLENGISRNGHANCVEKGDWLLGDDRQPKLSMSLARQCLLNALHLLDCSASKFAKFGLSSESTLQENESSEVVSAKNSNHKNLAGSDSKTSNITVGLGQVNANGDAKEQKGGPSLTILQSSIAVYEDICRRENQMIKQATLANLAYVELELQNPLKALSTAWSLLKLPDCSRIFTFLGHVYAAEALCLLNRPKEASDHLSTYLSGGNNVELPYSEEDREQWRAEKTMDCEEVNGGSLTGKNPSLEDLQGITFLKPEEARGTLYANLATMSAMQGELEQASQFVKQALSIIPNSSEVILTAVYVDLVLGKTQEALAKLKQCSHVRFLASSSQLTCSS